The Streptomyces sp. NBC_00286 nucleotide sequence GCCACCCGCGTCCAGCGGCAGCCGGTTGTCTCCGCGTAACTGGCGCGTACCGACCAGACTGAATGCCATCCTGCTCATACCCGTGCTGGTCGGCCTGGTCATGGGCGGCTTCAACGTGAAGGCCTCGATCGACACCTGGAACGAGGCCCAGGACGCCGAGAAGATCGCGCAGATCGTGGAAACCGCCTCGGAGTACGCGGCGGCCCTGCTGAACGAGCGCGACCTCTCCGCCGAGCCGCTCCTCAAGGAGAAGCGCTCCGAAGAGGACCAGAAGGTCATCGACCAGGTCCGCGCCACCACCAACAAGAAGGCCGACGCCTTCCACGAGTCCGTCGAGGGCATGCCCTCCGGATACGGCCTGGAGCGCCGGCTTCAGCTCGTGGAGAAGGCCGAGCCGTCTCTCGCGAAACTGCGCGACGACGCGTTCAAAACGTCGCAGGACCCGGTGAAAACCGAAGAGGACTACGTCGACATCGAGCACTATCTGCTCGAGTTCACGAACGAGCTGGGTCTCGGCACCGGAAACATCACCAGCTACGGCCGGACCGTGTACGCCGTCGCGCTGGCCAAGGGCGCCGCCTCGCTGCAGCGCTCGATCGGTATGCACCTGCTCGTCAGGCCCAGCGAAGACGAGGCCGTCTACAACCGGCAGCGGGTCGCGTTCACCTCCTACGCCTACCTGGAGGGCATCGCCGTCCAGGAGTACATCTCCGGCGGCACGGCGCAGGATGCCCAGAAGCTCAAAACGGTCATGGCGCAGAAGACCCAGGAGGGCCAGCAGCGGGTCGCCGAGGCCGAGCGGCAGGCCGAGGCCGCGGGCCGCGAGTTCGTGGCCCCGCCCGCGCTGAACGAGATGGTCCAGGGAGTCGCCGCCAGGAGCCCCGAGGAACTGGCCACGAAGGGCATCACCCCGGACACCTGGATGGCCGCGTCCACCGCCAAGTTCGACGGCTACGACCAGATCGAGAACGAGCTCATCGACAGGGCCGTCTCCGACGCGGGTGAGATCGCCTCCGACGCGCAGCGCGACGCCATCATCAACGGCGCGATCGTCATCATCGCCCTGCTCGCCGCGTTCATCATCGCCTCGCTCATGGCCCGCCAGATGAGCCGCTCGATGCGCCAGCTGCGCAACGCGGCCTTCGGCGTCGCCGAGCAGCGCCTGCCGATGCTGGTCGACCAGCTCTCGCGCACCGACCCCGGCCGGGTCGACACCCGGGTCGCCCCGATCCCGATCACCTCCACGGACGAGATCGGCGAGGTCGCCCGCGCCTTCGACCAGGTCCACCGCGAGGCCGTCCGGCTCGCCGCCGAACAGGCCCTGCTGCGGGGAAACATCAACGCGATCTTCACCAACCTCTCGCGCCGCAACCAGTCGCTGATCGAGGGCCAGCTGACCCTGATCACCGACCTGGAGAACAACGAGGCCGACCCGGACCAGCTGGAGAACCTCTTCAAGCTGGACCACCTGGCGACCCGTATGCGCCGCAACGGCGAGAACCTCCTGGTCCTCGCCGGCGAGGAGCCCGGCCGCCGCTGGGACCAGCCGGTCCCGCTGGTCGACGTGCTGCGCGCCGCCTCCTCCGAGGTGGAGCAGTACGAGCGCATCGAGCTCTCCGGCGTCCCGGAGGCCGAGATCCACGGCCGCGCCGTGACCGACCTCGTGCACCTGCTGGCCGAGCTGCTGGAGAACGCCACCACGTTCTCCTCGCCGCAGACCAAGGTCCGCGTCACCGCGACCCGTCTCCCCGACGGCCGCGTGATGATCGAGATCCACGACAAGGGCATCGGCCTCACCGCCGAGGACTTCGCGGACATCAACCACAAGCTGGCCAACCCGCCGACCGTGGACGCCGCGATCTCGCAGCGGATGGGCCTGTTCGTGGTCGGCCGGCTGTCCGACCGGCACGGCATCCGGGTCCAGCTGCGCCCCTCCGGCGAGCAGGCCGGTACGACGTCGCTCGTCATGCTGCCCGACGCGATCACCCATGGTGGCGGTGGCGATCAGAACCTCCAGGGCGACGAGTTCACCGTCTCGCAGATCATCCCGGAGCAGCAGCAGTCCTTCCAGGGCGAGAACTTCCAGGGTCCGCCCATGCGCACGGCCGCCGAGCTGGGCTTCGACGACAGCCGCTACGACAACGTCCCGGACGACATACGCGAGCTCGACCCCGTCGGCCGCTCGCTGATGCGTGAGGAGCGCCGAGCGGCCCTGGAGAGCCAGTCGCAGCAGCCGGAGCTCGAGGCCGGGTCCTTCCGCGAGGACTACGACCGGCAGCAGCCCGGGTACGACGAGGGCCGGACCGGCTACGACGGCAACCAATCCGGCTACGAGCCCCAGCAGCCCGCCTACGACGAGGGCAGGCCCGCGTACGACGGCGCACCGGCCGCGTACACCGAGCAGCCCGCGTACGACCAGCAAACGGCGTACGAGGAGCAGCAGCAGCCGGCGTACGACGAGACGTACTTCCCGTCGAACCTGTCGAACGGCGGCTATCCGGAACCGTCCTATGCGGAGCCGGCGCAGGAGGAGCAGCCGCAGGCCCACGGATCCTCGCAGGACAGGTTCTCGCCGTTCGAAGCCCAGTCCTACCAGGACGACTGGCCCCAGCAGGACGAATACCGGAATGGGTATCAGTCCGAGTACGCTCCGGAAACGGAATCCGCGCAGGCCGCTGACGTGGCCGAGCAGGACCGCGTAGGCTTCGATCGTCCGGGACCGGCCCCCTCCGCCGCCCACGAGCTGACCGACGCCGGGCTTCCGCGCCGCGGTTCCACCGCGAACGGCGCGAGCAGTCGGCAGCCCGTGAGCCAGGAAGCGCCGGCCACCTCGGACACCAACGGCAGCGGCAGCAACGGCAGCGGCGACTGGCGGTCGGCCAACGACCAGCGGTGGCAGCGCGCCGAACAGCTGAAGAAGCCCAAGGCGGGCGGGGTCACCTCCTCCGGCCTGCCGCGGCGGGTACCCAAGGCCAACCTGGTCGAGGGCACCGCCGAATCCACCCACCAGGGCGGCCCCCAGGTCTCCCGCGCCCCCGAGGATGTCCGGGGCAGGCTGAGCAACCTGCGCCGGGGCGTCCAGCGGGGACGTAACGCAGGCAGTGAAACGAACGGCCAGGGCTTCGGTCCTGATAGCACCTACAACCAGGAGCGTTAGTGTGAGCCCGATGAGCCAGGCGGCGCAGAACCTGAACTGGTTGATCACCAACTTCGTGGACAACACCCCCGGGGTGTCTCACACGGTGGTGGTCTCCGCCGACGGACTCCTTCTGGCGATGTCCGAAGGCTTTCCGCGCGACCGCGCCGACCAGCTGGCGGCCGTCGCGTCGGGTCTTACCTCGCTGACCGCGGGCGCGTCCCGCATCTTCGAGGGTGGCAGTGTGAACCAGACGGTTGTGGAGATGGAGCGAGGATTCCTCTTCATCATGTCCATTTCCGATGGTTCTTCGCTCGCGGTCCTTGCACATCCGGAAGCGGATATCGGTCTCGTTGGGTACGAGATGGCCCTTCTGGTGGACCGTGCCGGTACGGTTCTGACGCCTGATCTGCGTGCTGAGCTCCAGGGCAGCCTTCTCAACTAGCAGACAAGCGATACATTTTGGCGTCCCGTGGCCGTAAGGTTTCGGACACGGCTATCCAGAGTGATGGGTGCCCGGCACAGTCGGAGGAGGAGAAAGTGGCAACACCCCCAGGCGGTTCGTCTTCGGGCAACTGGTCTTACGGTCCTGGCCAGGGCCAGGACCAGGGTGCCGGTGCGCAGAACCCGAACCGGTACAACTTCCCCTCCACGCCCAGCCACCGGCAGCGCCAACCGTACGCGCCCCAGAGCCCCCAGGGCCCTGGTCCCTCGCCGTACGACCAGCCGTCGGGGCCGCGCATCCAGCCGGTACAGCCGCAGCGCCGCTCCCCTGAGCCGTCCCCTGCCGGCGGGGCCTCAAACCCTCTGGTGCGCCCGTACGCCATGACGGGCGGCCGCACCAGGCCGCGGTACCAGCTCGCCATCGAGGCACTGGTGCACACCACCGCGCAGCCGCACCAGATGCAGGGCCAGCTGCCCGAGCATCAGCGGATCTGCAACCTCTGCCGGGAGATCAAGTCGGTGGCCGAGATCTCGGCCCTGCTCACCATCCCTCTCGGCGTGGCCAGGATTCTCGTCGCCGACTTGGCGGAGGCGGGCCTGGTCGCCATCCATCAGCCCGGCGGCGACGAGAACGCCGGCGGCCAGCCAGACGTGACACTGCTCGAAAGGGTGCTCAGTGGACTTCGCAAGCTCTAGCGGCGGTCCTTCCCGCTCAACCACCTCGGCGAAGATCGTGGTGGCGGGTGGCTTCGGCGTGGGCAAGACCACGTTCGTCGGGGCCGTCTCGGAGATCAACCCGCTGCGTACCGAGGCCGTCATGACGTCCGCGTCCGCGGGCATCGACGACCTCACCCACACCGGAGACAAGACGACGACCACCGTCGCCATGGACTTCGGCCGTATCACCCTGGACCAGGACCTGATCCTGTACCTCTTCGGTACGCCCGGCCAGGACCGCTTCTGGTTCATGTGGGACGACCTGGTACGCGGCGCCATCGGCGCGGTCGTCCTGGTCGACACCCGGCGTCTTGCCGACTGCTTCCCGGCGGTCGACTACTTCGAGAACAGCGGGCTTCCGTTTGTGATCGCCCTCAATGGGTTTGACGGCAATCAGCCGTACAACCCTGACGAGGTGCGTGAGGCGCTGCAGATCGGTCCGGATACGCCGATCATCACGACTGATGCGCGGCATCGGGCCGATGCGAAGTCGACTCTGATCACGTTGGTTGAGCATGCGCTGATGGCGCGGTTGCGCTAGCCGCGCGGTGCACGAAGGGGGCGCCCTCTCCGGTTGGAGAGGGCGCCCCCTTTTCTGGCCTTAGCGCGGCTACCGGGCTGCCCCTAGGTGTAGTTGGCCGCCTGCGAGCCGTCGTGGTTGCTCGCGCAGTTCCCCGCGGCCCCTAGAAGGCCTTCGGCCTCCTTCGGGGCGCTGGGCTTAGCGCCAGCTGTGCGGTGCTCGGAAGCCGGGCTCGCGCTCGAGGCGGCGCCAGCCGGCCTTGGTGCGGCCGCGGTGGGTCGGGGTCGTGGGAGTGGCGGCTGCGCGGGCCAGGAGGATGGCCGTGATGGCGGCTACCTCCTCGGGCTCGGCGTGGCCCTTCTCGACTCGGATGTCAGGGGTGCTCATGGGCGTAAGTCTCCGTGAGTGAGGTTTCCGCAGGGGGACCGCAGAGTTACTGCGGCGGGTTTCCGTGCTTGCGGGACGGCAGATCGGCATGCTTCGTGCGAAGCATCGCCAGCGAGCGGATCAGTACTTCGCGGGTCTCGGTGGGGTCGATCACGTCGTCCACCAGGCCGCGTTCGGCCGCGTAGTACGGGTGCATCAGCTCGGCCTTGTACTCCTTGACCATGCGGGCTCGCATGGCCTCGGGGTCCGCGGCCTCGGCGATCTGCCGGCGGAAGATCACATTGGCGGCACCTTCGGCTCCCATCACTGCGATCTCGTTGGTCGGCCAGGCGTACGTGAGGTCCGCACCGATGGACTGGCTGTCCATCACGATGTAGGCGCCTCCGTACGCCTTACGGAGAATCAGCGAGATCCGGGGCACGGTCGCGTTGCAGTACGCGTACAGCAGCTTCGCTCCGTGGCGGATGATCCCACCGTGCTCCTGGTCGACGCCGGGCAGGAAGCCGGGGACGTCCAGAAGAGTGATGATCGGGATGTTGAAGGCGTCGCACATCTGCACAAAGCGCGCGGCCTTTTCGCTGGCCTCGATGTCCAGGACGCCTGCCAGGGACTGCGGTTGGTTGGCGACGATGCCGACCACCTGGCCGTCGAGGCGGGCCAGGGCGCAGATGATGTTGCGGGCCCAGCG carries:
- a CDS encoding sensor histidine kinase is translated as MRRSKNGPEPSARGNFTPPPRGAAPAPVPRKTEPTAPPASSGSRLSPRNWRVPTRLNAILLIPVLVGLVMGGFNVKASIDTWNEAQDAEKIAQIVETASEYAAALLNERDLSAEPLLKEKRSEEDQKVIDQVRATTNKKADAFHESVEGMPSGYGLERRLQLVEKAEPSLAKLRDDAFKTSQDPVKTEEDYVDIEHYLLEFTNELGLGTGNITSYGRTVYAVALAKGAASLQRSIGMHLLVRPSEDEAVYNRQRVAFTSYAYLEGIAVQEYISGGTAQDAQKLKTVMAQKTQEGQQRVAEAERQAEAAGREFVAPPALNEMVQGVAARSPEELATKGITPDTWMAASTAKFDGYDQIENELIDRAVSDAGEIASDAQRDAIINGAIVIIALLAAFIIASLMARQMSRSMRQLRNAAFGVAEQRLPMLVDQLSRTDPGRVDTRVAPIPITSTDEIGEVARAFDQVHREAVRLAAEQALLRGNINAIFTNLSRRNQSLIEGQLTLITDLENNEADPDQLENLFKLDHLATRMRRNGENLLVLAGEEPGRRWDQPVPLVDVLRAASSEVEQYERIELSGVPEAEIHGRAVTDLVHLLAELLENATTFSSPQTKVRVTATRLPDGRVMIEIHDKGIGLTAEDFADINHKLANPPTVDAAISQRMGLFVVGRLSDRHGIRVQLRPSGEQAGTTSLVMLPDAITHGGGGDQNLQGDEFTVSQIIPEQQQSFQGENFQGPPMRTAAELGFDDSRYDNVPDDIRELDPVGRSLMREERRAALESQSQQPELEAGSFREDYDRQQPGYDEGRTGYDGNQSGYEPQQPAYDEGRPAYDGAPAAYTEQPAYDQQTAYEEQQQPAYDETYFPSNLSNGGYPEPSYAEPAQEEQPQAHGSSQDRFSPFEAQSYQDDWPQQDEYRNGYQSEYAPETESAQAADVAEQDRVGFDRPGPAPSAAHELTDAGLPRRGSTANGASSRQPVSQEAPATSDTNGSGSNGSGDWRSANDQRWQRAEQLKKPKAGGVTSSGLPRRVPKANLVEGTAESTHQGGPQVSRAPEDVRGRLSNLRRGVQRGRNAGSETNGQGFGPDSTYNQER
- a CDS encoding roadblock/LC7 domain-containing protein codes for the protein MSQAAQNLNWLITNFVDNTPGVSHTVVVSADGLLLAMSEGFPRDRADQLAAVASGLTSLTAGASRIFEGGSVNQTVVEMERGFLFIMSISDGSSLAVLAHPEADIGLVGYEMALLVDRAGTVLTPDLRAELQGSLLN
- a CDS encoding DUF742 domain-containing protein, producing the protein MATPPGGSSSGNWSYGPGQGQDQGAGAQNPNRYNFPSTPSHRQRQPYAPQSPQGPGPSPYDQPSGPRIQPVQPQRRSPEPSPAGGASNPLVRPYAMTGGRTRPRYQLAIEALVHTTAQPHQMQGQLPEHQRICNLCREIKSVAEISALLTIPLGVARILVADLAEAGLVAIHQPGGDENAGGQPDVTLLERVLSGLRKL
- a CDS encoding GTP-binding protein, translating into MDFASSSGGPSRSTTSAKIVVAGGFGVGKTTFVGAVSEINPLRTEAVMTSASAGIDDLTHTGDKTTTTVAMDFGRITLDQDLILYLFGTPGQDRFWFMWDDLVRGAIGAVVLVDTRRLADCFPAVDYFENSGLPFVIALNGFDGNQPYNPDEVREALQIGPDTPIITTDARHRADAKSTLITLVEHALMARLR
- a CDS encoding acyl-CoA carboxylase subunit epsilon → MSTPDIRVEKGHAEPEEVAAITAILLARAAATPTTPTHRGRTKAGWRRLEREPGFRAPHSWR